One genomic segment of Gottschalkia acidurici 9a includes these proteins:
- a CDS encoding class I SAM-dependent methyltransferase, protein MGIKFIKEYIKNPRAIGAITPSSKYLAEKMIQGIDFKNCECIVEYGPGTGVFTEKIIESKMKGTKLILIELNDDMYKILKDKYKSNGSIYIINDSAENIENYLSAYEISKVDYIISGLPFASLPQEISQNILNNTKKILRDDGSFITFQYTLLKKDLINNYFNKIIIKREIKNIPPAYVLKCSK, encoded by the coding sequence ATGGGAATAAAATTTATAAAAGAATATATAAAAAATCCTAGAGCTATAGGTGCAATAACTCCAAGTTCAAAATATCTTGCCGAGAAGATGATACAGGGGATAGATTTTAAAAATTGTGAATGCATAGTGGAATATGGACCAGGAACAGGTGTATTTACGGAAAAAATAATTGAAAGTAAAATGAAGGGCACAAAGCTCATATTAATAGAGTTAAATGATGACATGTATAAAATACTTAAGGATAAGTATAAGAGTAATGGAAGCATATATATTATAAACGATTCAGCTGAAAATATAGAGAACTATTTAAGTGCATATGAAATTTCAAAGGTAGACTATATAATATCTGGCTTACCTTTTGCAAGCTTACCACAAGAAATTTCACAAAATATACTCAATAATACTAAAAAAATACTAAGAGATGATGGTAGCTTTATAACGTTTCAATATACACTATTAAAAAAGGATTTAATAAATAATTATTTTAATAAAATAATTATAAAAAGAGAAATTAAGAACATACCACCAGCGTATGTTTTGAAATGTAGTAAATAA